A portion of the Lysinibacillus timonensis genome contains these proteins:
- a CDS encoding DUF3888 domain-containing protein codes for MKRTVLLILFLSLSTFTINVSGEGTTESQETLYQDALLTLISKDVANDIAGYYGEHRNFHLTSVKILELKRITDNAKDRPFEFELKIQVETWEEPTNKQGLETILMHVGSSGTLVLEYSHKDI; via the coding sequence ATGAAACGAACTGTATTATTAATTTTATTTTTGTCGCTATCTACTTTTACTATAAATGTTTCTGGAGAAGGTACAACAGAATCACAAGAAACTCTATATCAGGATGCTCTTTTAACCCTTATATCAAAAGATGTTGCTAATGATATAGCAGGTTATTATGGGGAGCACCGTAACTTTCATTTAACCTCCGTAAAAATATTGGAATTGAAGCGCATTACTGATAACGCCAAAGATAGACCATTTGAATTTGAACTAAAGATTCAAGTAGAAACTTGGGAAGAGCCAACGAACAAACAAGGATTGGAAACTATTTTAATGCATGTCGGCTCAAGTGGAACATTAGTACTTGAGTACAGTCATAAAGATATATAA
- a CDS encoding Imm26 family immunity protein, translating to MSINYPFKPKSNKKLIPGQFWPIPLHNGMFACGRVIQVTGEYSASPTRTFLAGLMDWIDSVPPTSEAIAGSKTLIQGVAHINCIYETGLDGMVTGYRPLELDSIEPNYFRSQTGSQPEYCKLMKGLKEIGPIKKEEWEKYETLGIWGTDYIRVLAESKLLN from the coding sequence TTGAGTATTAATTATCCTTTTAAACCAAAATCAAATAAAAAACTGATACCAGGTCAATTCTGGCCGATCCCTTTACATAATGGAATGTTTGCTTGCGGTAGAGTTATACAGGTTACTGGAGAATATAGTGCCTCGCCAACAAGGACTTTCCTTGCTGGTTTGATGGATTGGATAGATAGTGTTCCTCCTACATCAGAAGCAATTGCAGGGTCAAAAACTTTAATTCAAGGAGTAGCACACATTAATTGCATATACGAAACTGGGTTAGACGGTATGGTCACTGGGTACCGTCCATTGGAGTTAGACTCTATTGAACCTAACTATTTTCGTTCTCAAACAGGCTCCCAACCTGAATATTGTAAATTAATGAAAGGGTTAAAAGAAATAGGACCAATTAAAAAAGAGGAATGGGAGAAATATGAAACTTTGGGGATTTGGGGTACGGATTACATAAGAGTACTTGCAGAATCAAAGTTATTAAACTAA
- a CDS encoding DUF4279 domain-containing protein, translating into MSKIQVKVYFSLYGDEFPIDEVTEKLKVIPTETYKKGDLIPNRSTIRYRKETSWDLGTGYQNSLDVNKQLQEIVGKLQNKTLTINEIKETYFLDCKFFIVIIIENGNTPALYMDREIIKFASSIEAEFDVDLYANPYESDFKD; encoded by the coding sequence TTGTCTAAAATTCAAGTAAAAGTGTATTTCAGCTTATATGGAGATGAATTTCCAATAGATGAGGTTACGGAAAAGTTAAAAGTAATTCCTACTGAGACTTATAAAAAAGGCGATTTAATTCCAAATCGTTCAACGATCCGTTATAGAAAAGAAACAAGTTGGGATTTAGGAACAGGCTACCAAAACTCACTTGATGTTAATAAGCAACTCCAAGAAATTGTAGGTAAATTACAAAATAAGACATTAACCATTAACGAAATTAAAGAAACGTATTTTTTAGATTGTAAATTCTTTATTGTTATTATAATAGAAAATGGAAATACGCCTGCTTTATATATGGATAGAGAAATAATAAAATTTGCTTCCAGTATCGAAGCTGAATTTGATGTAGATTTATACGCTAATCCTTATGAAAGTGATTTTAAAGATTAA